In Epilithonimonas zeae, the DNA window ACCAGAATAAGTAAAACTCCATCTTTGATTATTAGTAGTTGCAGTAGATACAGCTTGAACATTATTACTACTACCTGTATAAGATGCAAAAACATTGGCATCTTCATTATATATAGACTTTCCTGTTCCGTTAGTTTCTATTTTCCAAACAATTGCCTTAGAAGGATTAGTAATTGTGGTTCCTGAAGTTGGAGATATAGATGTATTCGCAAAAAATGTCCCGTTATGAGTATTATTCATTGCCTGAGTTGTACCATAAGCTACAACATAATAGCCATCAGTAAAACCTGCAGCAGCAGTAACTTTGGTAAACGTCCCAGTTCCAGAATATTGAGCGATAGCTTTCCCTCCAATTAAAAGTAAAAAGAAAAGTAAAAAAGCCTTGATAGACTTCCAGAGAAAATATGTTCTCAGAGAGAATAAATTTTGATCCATAGCATTTGTTTTCATTAAGCAAGCAAATATAACCGCATAACTAAAACAAACACCTGAGTTTTAAAATGTTAATATAAATGTAAAAATACTGTCAAAATCGCATCAATTTTGTGGATAAAGCTTATTTGTTAAAATTCCATTTTCCAAAATTTTACAAACACTTAACTTTTAGTTTACAACTGCTTAGATTTTGGATTAAACAACTCAACCGAGTAATTACCAGAAAACTACTTGATTACCATCATCTGGCTATAAAGATTTTCCAGATGCAGAATTTTTGTAAAAGGGCTTTTTACTTTTTCCAATTCTTCTTTGGCGTGGATGTAGCTGTATCGGGAAGCGATGTTGTGCATATTAGAAACCAGCACCAGCCAGCATTCTTTCGCCTTGCTGTTGTATAGAGGATATTTGGTATTCTTCTTTTCGATGACTTCCAATATTTTGTCAGAATGCAGCTCATCAAACAGAGATAACTGATACTCCAAAAACAAAAGAACGCCTTTCTGGTGGGGCGTTCTTCTGATATGTTTTACGAATTTGGTTTTTTTGTTATTTGTAATCGCAGACGAGATTTCTTTAATCAATTGCTCAGGTTGCTGGTAAAAATCTTCCTGTATATAATCTATATTAAGATGATAAATGCCATAAAGACTCTTATATTCTGCCAAAAGCTTTTCTACGGTGCGAAAGATGTGATTAATATAACTCTCCTTTTTTTTAAGCTCAAAATGGTTAATAATCTCCGAAACTTCTATCCCAATCTGCTTTCCTTTATAATTGATGATAAAATCCGGACTCTCGCCTGTCAGGTTTTCGATTTCCATTTCAGGATAATGCTGGAAGAGTGTATCTAGTAACAGCAATTCTGTTTTTTTCTGATATTCCTCGCGTTCGTGCAGTTTGGCGTTGCTGATGGAGTTATACCATTTGACTAAATTGTCTGACTTGTCACCGTTGGAAGCAACGCAAATCTCCAGATTTCTATTAAGGTCTTCACAATAAATCATCTTCGTATTATTAGAAATTAAACCTTTTTAAATTTAATAAATTATTGATTACAAAACACTTATATGAATTAAATTTAACAAAAAAGAAACAAGATTTAAGACATAAGATTCAAGATTGAGCTATTTAAAATTTCTTTTAAAGCTTCACAAACAAGCAATGGAAGCCCAATAGCACCATTCCAACTTTGATTTTTTGAACATTGTAAGTGTATAATCTATGGTACAAAAAACTAATTATTATATTTGCAGGCATATAGACGACCTTAAAAAAAATTTACTACACTAATGGATTTTAAAAACTTTAAGATGCCTTACAGCATCAATCCAGATTATTCCAAAAAAACGGCTTATTTCTCTATGGAGTTTGCCATAGATCAGGCCCTGAAGATCTACAGCGGCGGACTAGGTTTCCTTGCAGGATCTCATATGAAGAGTGCCTACAATCTGAAACAAGATTTTGTTGGAATCGGGATTCTTTGGAAATATGGTTATTATGACCAAAGCAGAAATATGGATCAAACCCTGAATCCAATCTGGACAAAAAAAATGTACAGCTTCCTTGAAGATACGGGCATCAAATTCCAAATCGAGATTCATAACGCTCCGGTTTGGGTAAAAGTTTGGTATCTGGCTCCGGAGACATTCAAAACTTGTCCTATGTTTTTCTTGAGTACAGACGTGCCGGAAAACGATCATTTATCTAAGACTATTTGCCACAAATTATACGACGCCAACGAATCTACCAAGGTTGCACAATATATCCTTCTAGGAAAAGGTGGTGCAAAATTATTGGATGAGATGAATTTCCACAGAGAAGTTTATCACCTGAATGAGGCGCACGGCTTGCCAGCAGCATTCTATCTTTTAAGAAAATATGGTGGCAATCTGGCTAAAGTGAAAGAAAAATTAGTTTTCACAACCCACACACCAGAAGAAGCTGGAAATGAAAAACACAATATCCACCTTTGCCACGATATGTCTTATTTCTGTGGTTTAACCATCGATGAAGTTAAAAGAATCGAAGGTGTACAGGATGACAGATTCAACCACTCGCTTTGTGCTTTGAGAATGTCAAGAATTGCGAATGGCGTTTCTCAATTACACGGCGTAGTTTCCAGAGATATGTGGAACAAATATGACGGAATTTGTGAAATCAAGTCTATTACCAATGCTCAGGAGTTCGGTTATTGGGGCGACAAAGCGCTTTATAAGCACAAAGAAAATAATGACGCTGCAGAGTTTGACATCAGAAAAGCTTATCTTAAGAAAAGAGCATTCAGAATTGTAGCAGATCAGACAGGCAATATGTTTGATACCAAAGTTTTGACCATCGTTTGGGCAAGACGTTTTGCAGGTTATAAAAGAGCAGACCTTTTATTAGCTGACAAAGAACGTTTCAGAAGAATGTTGGAGAACAAAGAGCATCCGGTTCAAATCATCTGGGCAGGAAAACCTTATCCAATGGACTATGGCGCAATTTCTACGTTCAACAATTTGGTTGAGGAAAGCAAAAACCATAAAAACATGGCCGTTCTTACAGGTTATGAGTTAGCTTTGAGTAAGGCTTTGAAACAAGGTTCTGACATTTGGTTGAACAACCCAAGAGTTCCAAGAGAAGCATCCGGAACCAGTGGAATGACAGCATCTATGAACGGTTCTGTCAACCTTTCTACAGACGACGGATGGATCCCAGAATTTGCAAAACACGGCGAGAACTCTTTCGTGGTTCCAAAAGCAGATTACGATAACTGGCCAGTTGTAGAACAAGATAATTTTGACCTTAATAATCTTTATGATGTTTTGGAAAATGAGATTATCCCAACATACTACGAGAAGCCAGACCAATGGAGAAAAATCGTTCATAACGCTATGGATGATGTGAAAATTCAATTCGGAAGTGATAGAATGGCAGATGAATATTACAAATTACTTTATTAAGTATATAAATCTTAATTTCCAACCCCTTCAGAGTTTAAAACTTTGAAGGGGTTTTTATTTGAAGAAAATTTTTAATTTAGTTTTCAGAAACTTATTAACTATGATCTTCGATTTTTTGTTTCCCAACCGATGTTTGGATTGCAATCAACTGATTGACAAAAGGAAAATCGTTTGTGAACTATGTCAGGATAAAGTCAATTTTTCCAATCATAATTACTTTGGGAATAATTCTTTGATGGATAAAGCAGCATTACAGATTCCTGTTGAAAATGCCTACTCGCTGTTGTATTATGAAAAAGAAAGTCTGGCCCAGAGAATCATTCATCAACTTAAATATAATCACAGAGAAAAAATCGGAAAAGTCTTAGCTAAATGGATTACTGAGAGAATTGATTTCAGTAATAGCAAACCTGATTTGCTCGTAACAGTTCCGCTCCATTATAAGAAATTAAAACAACGTGGTTATAATCAGCTTCATCTTTTCGGGAATGAGTTATCAAAGCATTATAATATTCCTGTTAGTCATACTTTATTAAAAAGAATCAAACACTCCCGAGCTCAGGCAAAGAAAAATCAAAATGAAAGACTGAAAACAAAAAATGCTTATCAATTGACACAAAATATCAATGATAAGCATATTCTTTTGATTGATGACGTTTACACAACCGGAAATACAATGTCGAATATCGCGTGGGAAATTCTCAATAATTCCAAAAATGTAAAAATCAGTATTTTGGTAATGGCGATGGACGTTTGATTAGTTATGAATTATAATTTATGCGTTTTTCAAATCATTCATAATTCATAGCCAATAACTCATAATTACCTTTGAAGTTTTTCTCCGTAAGACAAATCGCCTGCATCGCCCAAACCTGGCGTGATATAACCTTTTGAAGTTAAATTTTCATCCAAGGCACCAATCCAGATTTTCGCATCAGGATAAGCTTTTTCGATCGTTTCAACTCCTTGTCTACTTGCGATTGCTGCAACAATATGAATAGAGGTTGGTTTTCCGTTGGTCAACAAATCTTTGATTGCCTCAATCAAAGAAGCGCCAGTCGCCAACATCGGATCAGCAACGATTAACGGGCGTCCATCTAATTTCGGACAAGTCAAATAATCTTGTTTGATAGAAAAATAATCGTTTGCATCATGCTTTCTATAAGCAGCAACAAATCCACAATCCGCTTTATCAAAATAATTAAGAATTCCTTGAAACAAAGGAACTCCAGCTCTCAAAATCGTTGTGATTACAGGCTGTGTTTCGATTTCTTTTACCGTGATTTTATCAAGAGGTGTTGTAATCTCAATTTCTTTTTGGTCTAATGTTTTACTGATTTCAAAAGCCGCAATTTCTCCGATTCTTTCCATATTTCTACGGAATTTCATTCGGTCTTGCTGTACTTCAACGTTTCTAAGATCATTAATCCAAGAATTGACAAGAGAGAATTGATTTGATAATATTGTTAACATTTATGCTGTATTAGTATTTTAAATTTAAGAAATTAATGCAATAAAAACCCTCTCAGAATAAATTCTGAAAGGGTTGAATTTTTATTTTTGTCTAAAGTAAATTTCGATTGGAACACCTGTAAAGCCAAAGTGTTTTCTCAATTGATTTTCCGTGAAACGCTTGTACGGTTCTTTCACATATTGCGGAAGATTACAGAAGAATACAAATTGCGGCGATGGCGTTGGCAGCTGCACACAATATTTGATTTTCACATATTTTCCTTTGATAGCTGGTGGCGGCATCGCTTCAAAAACAGGAAGCATCACTTCATTCAGTTTTGAAGTTTTGATTTTCTTAGCTCTATTATTATAAACCTCCATTGCAACCTCAACAGCTTTCAAAATTCTCTGCTTCGTTAAAGCTGAAACAAATAAGATTGGAATGTCTGTAAACTGTCCGATTTTATGTTTGATAGCTGCTTCAAAATCACGAGTTGTGTTGGTGTCTTTCTCAACCAAATCCCATTTGTTCACAACAATCACGATTCCTTTTCTGTTTTTTTGAGCCAGACCGAAAATGTTCATATCCTGAGATTCCCAGCCCAAAGTTGCATCTACCATAATGATGACAACATCGGAAAACTCGATAGAACGGATTGAACGCATTACGGAATAGAATTCCAAATCCTCGTTCACCTTAGATTTTCTTCTCATTCCAGCAGTATCTACCAACACAAACTCGTGTCCGAACTTGTTATACAAAGTCTGGATACTATCTCTAGTCGTTCCAGCAATATCTGTCACAATATTTCTTTCTACATCAAGTAAAGCATTAGTCAAAGTTGATTTTCCAACGTTTGGACGACCTGCGATGGTGATTTTTGGCAACCCTTCGAATGGATCTTTGTAATCTGTTGTCGGGAAATCGTTCACAACATCATCCAGCAATTCTCCAGTTCCGGAGCCTGTTGCAGAAGATAAAGTATAATATTTTTCAACGCCTAATTGATAAAACTCGGTTGCAGGTAATTCTTCTTTTGAAGAGTCTACTTTGTTCACAACCAAATAAAGCGGTTTGTTGGCTTTTCTTAAAAGTTCATAGATTTCTTGGTCTGTATCGGTAAGACCTTCTTCCACATTTACCATAAAAATGATAGACGTAGCTTCGTCCACAGCCAGCTGAACCTGTTTACGAATCTCCATCTCGAAGACATCCTCTGTTCCTACATCATAACCTCCTGTATCGATTACAGTGAAGTCTACGCCGTTCCAATCGGATTTTCCGTAATGACGGTCACGTGT includes these proteins:
- the glgP gene encoding alpha-glucan family phosphorylase, which produces MDFKNFKMPYSINPDYSKKTAYFSMEFAIDQALKIYSGGLGFLAGSHMKSAYNLKQDFVGIGILWKYGYYDQSRNMDQTLNPIWTKKMYSFLEDTGIKFQIEIHNAPVWVKVWYLAPETFKTCPMFFLSTDVPENDHLSKTICHKLYDANESTKVAQYILLGKGGAKLLDEMNFHREVYHLNEAHGLPAAFYLLRKYGGNLAKVKEKLVFTTHTPEEAGNEKHNIHLCHDMSYFCGLTIDEVKRIEGVQDDRFNHSLCALRMSRIANGVSQLHGVVSRDMWNKYDGICEIKSITNAQEFGYWGDKALYKHKENNDAAEFDIRKAYLKKRAFRIVADQTGNMFDTKVLTIVWARRFAGYKRADLLLADKERFRRMLENKEHPVQIIWAGKPYPMDYGAISTFNNLVEESKNHKNMAVLTGYELALSKALKQGSDIWLNNPRVPREASGTSGMTASMNGSVNLSTDDGWIPEFAKHGENSFVVPKADYDNWPVVEQDNFDLNNLYDVLENEIIPTYYEKPDQWRKIVHNAMDDVKIQFGSDRMADEYYKLLY
- a CDS encoding ComF family protein, which gives rise to MIFDFLFPNRCLDCNQLIDKRKIVCELCQDKVNFSNHNYFGNNSLMDKAALQIPVENAYSLLYYEKESLAQRIIHQLKYNHREKIGKVLAKWITERIDFSNSKPDLLVTVPLHYKKLKQRGYNQLHLFGNELSKHYNIPVSHTLLKRIKHSRAQAKKNQNERLKTKNAYQLTQNINDKHILLIDDVYTTGNTMSNIAWEILNNSKNVKISILVMAMDV
- the upp gene encoding uracil phosphoribosyltransferase — translated: MLTILSNQFSLVNSWINDLRNVEVQQDRMKFRRNMERIGEIAAFEISKTLDQKEIEITTPLDKITVKEIETQPVITTILRAGVPLFQGILNYFDKADCGFVAAYRKHDANDYFSIKQDYLTCPKLDGRPLIVADPMLATGASLIEAIKDLLTNGKPTSIHIVAAIASRQGVETIEKAYPDAKIWIGALDENLTSKGYITPGLGDAGDLSYGEKLQR
- the der gene encoding ribosome biogenesis GTPase Der, producing the protein MSNIVAIVGRPNVGKSTLFNRLLERREAIVDSTAGVTRDRHYGKSDWNGVDFTVIDTGGYDVGTEDVFEMEIRKQVQLAVDEATSIIFMVNVEEGLTDTDQEIYELLRKANKPLYLVVNKVDSSKEELPATEFYQLGVEKYYTLSSATGSGTGELLDDVVNDFPTTDYKDPFEGLPKITIAGRPNVGKSTLTNALLDVERNIVTDIAGTTRDSIQTLYNKFGHEFVLVDTAGMRRKSKVNEDLEFYSVMRSIRSIEFSDVVIIMVDATLGWESQDMNIFGLAQKNRKGIVIVVNKWDLVEKDTNTTRDFEAAIKHKIGQFTDIPILFVSALTKQRILKAVEVAMEVYNNRAKKIKTSKLNEVMLPVFEAMPPPAIKGKYVKIKYCVQLPTPSPQFVFFCNLPQYVKEPYKRFTENQLRKHFGFTGVPIEIYFRQK